The Deinococcus detaillensis genome has a window encoding:
- a CDS encoding putative bifunctional diguanylate cyclase/phosphodiesterase — protein MIPTRGTDPTGSTEVALSTAEQSRLAALHRFAVLDTPPEPQFDHLVELAVRVFDMPMALVSFVDEDRQWFKANYGFPTFEGPRSESFCSVAIAQDGVMVVPDATQHEQFRTYPNVLGEPHIRSYAGAPLITPDGHKLGTFCVIGTEPREFGEKEQEILASFAQMAMAELKLRQALHELSHVAMNDALTGLPNRVQFRQQLTEACRRADVSGEKVVVGLLDLDRFKLINDTFGHAEGDRLLKDIARRLKEATATSDVVARMSGDEFVLLLADVRSVADIALVTKRLEDSFAVPFLLGDQEVFVHWSLGLSVYPDDAKELDALLGHADAAMYRVKRAGGGHAAFQRQEDQRTTLQVERLTALHRALEQDELQLYFQPIVQAGSQAVVAHEALLRWIRPSGIVSPRDFIPLAETSGLIVPIGRWVLRQAVNAAKTGRLQKVSVNVSALEIRQLDFTEHLRWILMESGVEPQRVLLELTESSMLEPRFAAVLKEINALGVQTALDDFGNGYSSLAALTNLPVQVVKIDRSFTAPIGEDTPAGKRALEVVRGIVTLVSALGLPTVAEGIETPEQADLLLKVGW, from the coding sequence CCGCTTTGCCGTCCTCGACACGCCCCCGGAGCCGCAGTTCGACCATCTGGTGGAGCTGGCCGTCCGCGTCTTTGACATGCCCATGGCGCTGGTCAGTTTCGTTGACGAGGACCGGCAGTGGTTCAAGGCCAATTACGGCTTTCCAACGTTTGAGGGGCCGCGTAGCGAGTCGTTCTGTTCAGTCGCCATTGCCCAGGATGGCGTGATGGTCGTCCCCGACGCCACCCAGCACGAGCAATTTCGCACGTATCCCAACGTGCTGGGCGAGCCACATATCCGGTCTTACGCGGGTGCGCCCCTGATCACGCCTGATGGGCACAAGCTCGGCACCTTCTGCGTCATCGGAACGGAACCTCGGGAGTTCGGCGAGAAAGAACAGGAGATCCTCGCGTCCTTCGCACAGATGGCGATGGCCGAGCTGAAGTTGCGCCAGGCCCTGCATGAGCTGAGCCACGTGGCGATGAACGACGCGCTCACGGGTCTCCCGAACCGGGTGCAGTTCCGCCAGCAACTCACTGAAGCCTGCCGGCGCGCCGACGTCTCCGGGGAGAAAGTGGTGGTGGGCCTTCTGGACCTCGACCGCTTCAAGCTGATCAACGATACCTTCGGGCATGCTGAAGGGGACCGTCTCCTCAAAGACATCGCGCGCCGACTCAAAGAAGCCACGGCGACCAGCGACGTGGTGGCCCGGATGAGCGGAGACGAGTTCGTGCTGCTGCTCGCCGATGTTCGCTCGGTCGCGGACATCGCCCTGGTGACCAAGCGCCTGGAAGACAGTTTCGCGGTTCCGTTCCTGCTTGGAGATCAGGAGGTGTTCGTCCACTGGAGTCTGGGCTTGAGTGTGTATCCGGACGACGCAAAGGAACTGGACGCCCTGCTGGGCCATGCGGACGCGGCCATGTACCGGGTCAAGCGGGCTGGGGGAGGCCACGCGGCCTTTCAGCGGCAAGAAGATCAGCGGACCACCCTTCAGGTGGAGCGCCTGACCGCGCTGCACCGGGCACTCGAACAAGATGAGTTGCAGCTGTACTTCCAGCCGATCGTGCAGGCCGGGAGTCAGGCTGTGGTGGCGCACGAGGCGCTTCTGCGCTGGATCAGGCCTTCCGGAATCGTCAGCCCGCGGGATTTCATCCCGCTGGCTGAGACCTCTGGGCTGATCGTGCCGATCGGCCGCTGGGTACTTCGGCAGGCGGTCAATGCTGCAAAAACAGGGCGGCTCCAGAAGGTCTCGGTGAATGTCAGTGCTTTGGAAATCCGGCAGCTGGATTTCACGGAGCACCTGCGGTGGATTCTGATGGAGAGCGGCGTCGAGCCCCAGCGAGTCCTGCTGGAACTCACGGAGAGCAGCATGCTGGAACCACGCTTCGCCGCCGTCTTAAAGGAGATCAACGCGCTGGGGGTGCAAACAGCCCTCGACGACTTCGGGAACGGCTACAGCAGCCTGGCGGCGTTGACGAATCTGCCGGTGCAGGTGGTGAAGATCGATCGGAGCTTTACTGCGCCGATCGGCGAGGACACGCCTGCTGGGAAGAGGGCGCTGGAGGTGGTGCGCGGGATCGTGACGCTCGTCAGCGCCCTTGGACTTCCGACAGTCGCGGAGGGCATCGAGACACCTGAGCAGGCGGACCTCCTGCTGAAGGTGGGATGGTAA